The following are encoded together in the Ovis canadensis isolate MfBH-ARS-UI-01 breed Bighorn chromosome 2, ARS-UI_OviCan_v2, whole genome shotgun sequence genome:
- the AQP7 gene encoding LOW QUALITY PROTEIN: aquaporin-7 (The sequence of the model RefSeq protein was modified relative to this genomic sequence to represent the inferred CDS: inserted 1 base in 1 codon) — translation MTHLDRKRRSTRMSKVVSTPTATKMKVIWQNENVREFLAEFISTYVMMVFGLGAVAHMVLGGKMGSYLAVNLGFGFGVTIGIHMAGNISGAHMNAAVTFTSCALGRMSWKKFPVYVLGQFLGSFVAAATIYSLFYTAIIDFSGGKLMVTGPTATANIFATYLPDHMTLWRGFLDEVVVTGMLQLCLLAITDKGNNPTLLGTQAIVTGILIVIIGVSLGMNSGYAINPSRDLPPRFFTFLAGWGSQVFRTKDWWWVPVVAPPLGAYCGAIIYLFFIGSNKPEEPQVLENPSTIEDHRVSVLPKTVSHQHGVASLTPVSVYPEDRSSVXVPPLSDSIFLEPL, via the exons GTCCACCCGCATGTCCAAGGTGGTCTCGACACCTACAGCAACAAAGATGAAAGTCATATGGCAGAATGAGAATGTTCGAGAGTTCCTGGCAGAGTTCATCAGCACATATGTCATGATG GTGTTTGGTCTCGGTGCTGTGGCCCACATGGTTCTAGGAGGTAAAATGGGGAGCTACCTCGCTGTCAATTTGGGTTTTGGCTTCGGAGTCACCATAGGAATACACATGGCGGGGAACATCTCTG GGGCCCACATGAATGCGGCCGTGACCTTCACCAGCTGTGCACTAGGCCGCATGTCCTGGAAGAAGTTTCCTGTGTATGTTCTGGGTCAGTTCCTGGGCTCCTTCGTGGCAGCGGCCACCATCTACAGCCTCTTCTACA CCGCTATTATCGACTTCTCGGGGGGAAAGCTGATGGTGACCGGCCCCACAGCCACTGCTAACATTTTTGCCACCTACCTTCCTGACCACATGACACTTTGGAGGGGCTTCCTGGATGAG GTGGTGGTGACTGGGATGCTTCAGCTATGTCTCTTAGCCATCACAGACAAGGGGAACAACCCAACACTGTTGGGGACACAGGCCATTGTGACCGGCATCCTTATTGTTATCATCGGAGTATCCCTGGGCATGAACTCGGGATATGCCATCAACCCATCCCGGGACCTGCCTCCCCGCTTCTTCACCTTCCTTGCTGGCTGGGGCTCACAGGTCTTTAG AACCAAGGACTGGTGGTGGGTGCCGGTGGTGGCACCACCCCTGGGTGCCTACTGTGGTGCCATCATCTACTTGTTCTTCATTGGCTCCAACAAGCCAGAGGAGCCCCAAGTCCTGGAGAATCCCTCGACGATTGAAGACCACAGAGTATCTGTGTTGCCCAAGACCGTGTCTCACCAGCACGGGGTCGCTTCCCTCACCCCTGTCTCTGTGTACCCTGAAGATAGATCCTCAG TTGTACCACCCTTAAGTGACTCCATCTTCCTAGAGCCCCTCTaa